A genome region from Scyliorhinus torazame isolate Kashiwa2021f chromosome 13, sScyTor2.1, whole genome shotgun sequence includes the following:
- the LOC140387663 gene encoding C-type lectin lectoxin-Enh6-like, whose amino-acid sequence MVTEAQGSAVRTWIGLHDFFKEGTFLWTDGSSIDFTKWNLGEPNNNLGNEDCAHFGWRNQFVWNDGPCNIEYSSICSYKLPYC is encoded by the exons ATGGTGACTGAAGCCCAGGGAAGTGCTGTCCGAACTTGGATTGGTTTACATGACTTCTTCAAG GAGGGGACTTTCCTTTGGACTGATGGATCTTCAATAGATTTTACTAAATGGAATCTGGGTGAACCCAATAATAATTTAGGAAATGAAGACTGTGCGCATTTTGGATGGA GGAATCAGTTTGTTTGGAATGATGGACCTTGCAATATAGAATATTCTTCCATTTGCTCCTACAAGTTGCCCTATTGCTAG